The proteins below come from a single Cupriavidus sp. P-10 genomic window:
- a CDS encoding branched-chain amino acid ABC transporter substrate-binding protein — protein MKTTRSFLAIPAAAVLACFGPSAHAETVKIALAGPVSGPVAQYGDMAKAGVLTAVEQINAAGGTGGRKLEVVMMDDACEPKQAVAVANKIVSQGIRFVIGHLCSGSTIPASEIYENEGVVMVTPSATAPQLTEGKKRKFIFRTIGRDDQQGPAAARYVIAQKGIKAVAVLHDKQSYGQGIAATVKKNLDAAKVPVALFEGINAGDTDYSAIITKLKSQKIDFVYYGGYHPEMGLLLRQAREQGIKAVFMGPEGVGNKDVTAIAGAASEGMLVTLPADFSTDPANAAVVKAFADKKRDINGPFQLPSYAGVKVLADAIAGAKSTDPAKVAAFMHQNSFQTPIGKVEYDAQGDLKSFRFTVFTWHKDATKTPAN, from the coding sequence ATGAAAACAACTCGCTCATTCCTTGCGATTCCGGCTGCGGCCGTGCTTGCATGCTTTGGCCCGTCCGCGCACGCGGAAACGGTGAAGATCGCTTTGGCTGGCCCCGTGAGCGGCCCCGTCGCGCAGTACGGAGACATGGCAAAGGCCGGTGTGTTGACGGCGGTCGAGCAGATCAATGCTGCAGGCGGCACCGGCGGGCGCAAGCTTGAGGTCGTCATGATGGACGATGCCTGCGAACCCAAGCAGGCCGTGGCGGTCGCCAACAAGATCGTCAGCCAGGGGATCCGGTTCGTGATCGGCCACCTCTGTTCGGGATCGACGATTCCCGCCTCGGAGATCTACGAGAACGAGGGCGTGGTGATGGTGACGCCTTCCGCGACCGCGCCGCAGCTGACCGAGGGCAAGAAGCGCAAGTTCATCTTCCGCACCATCGGTCGCGACGACCAGCAGGGCCCTGCGGCGGCCCGGTACGTCATTGCCCAGAAAGGCATCAAGGCGGTGGCCGTCCTGCACGACAAGCAATCCTACGGCCAGGGCATTGCCGCCACTGTGAAAAAGAACCTCGATGCGGCCAAGGTTCCCGTCGCATTGTTTGAAGGCATCAACGCGGGCGATACCGACTACTCGGCCATCATCACCAAGCTCAAGTCGCAGAAGATCGACTTTGTCTATTACGGCGGCTACCACCCGGAAATGGGACTGCTGCTGCGTCAGGCGCGCGAGCAAGGCATCAAGGCCGTCTTCATGGGGCCGGAAGGCGTTGGCAACAAGGACGTGACCGCGATTGCCGGTGCGGCTTCCGAGGGGATGCTGGTCACGCTGCCTGCGGATTTTTCGACCGACCCCGCCAATGCGGCCGTGGTGAAAGCCTTTGCAGACAAGAAGCGTGACATCAATGGTCCGTTCCAGCTGCCGTCCTATGCCGGCGTCAAGGTGCTTGCGGATGCCATTGCCGGCGCCAAGAGCACCGACCCCGCCAAAGTGGCTGCGTTCATGCACCAGAACAGTTTCCAGACGCCCATTGGCAAGGTCGAGTACGACGCCCAGGGTGACTTGAAGTCTTTCCGGTTCACCGTCTTCACCTGGCACAAGGACGCCACCAAGACGCCCGCCAACTGA